ttgtgtgtgggggagggttcccccagtcagaagtcattgtccctaatgccccatcgaaataaaagtgaacattataatttatgggaagcgagaTGTTCAAATAGGAGAAGacgctaaaactttaacatggaTATAGCGTGCTTTAGGCTCATTATCGAACAAGATGGATTGAGAGCaatggggtgggtgtgggggggggtgtgtgtgtgtgtggggggtgatcTTTATCGAACAAGATGGATTGAGAGCAATTGTATGGGGGGGTGGTGGGGTCCCCAGTCAGAAAGCTTTCCCCTAAAGCGGATATCatatataatttatgggaagcaagGTGTGATTATAAGAGTAAGCACTTTAAACACATTTACATGATCGTAACGGGTTTTAGGCTACAACTACCTTCCATTTTTTTatcatcactgaaccagatggattgaCTCGAGCAATTTTGTGTGGGGGAGGGATCCCCCAGTCAAAAGTGAATAGGCCTagtataatttatgggaagcgaggcgctaaaactttaacatggttgTAGGGGGGGTACCGaccacgattttttttttttggggggggcaaagggTCTAATGGGGGGGTCAGCAAATTCgccatgggatttttaaaattccagatcgattgggggggggggccccgTGTCCCTATGACACTATATGTACTATGTATGGGAAGCAACGTGCCTAAGTTATCACTGGTGAGCTGAAGCAGCTGGGTCGAGAGCAAGGAAGGTGGGGTCATAAGTCATCCCCAGCGGCCCCTTCCAAATAAAAACATGTATCAAACAGTACAACATACAACTTACCTTCAATGAAGAAACTGGAGGCAATCAattgtggggtggggtggtgtggACAGTAACGGTCCCAAGCCaggagaaagaaagaacttaTCCATTCACCCCTTCACGTAATGTAGGCTTACTTTGAACTGCTTACTCAATCCCTATACTGCTCAATGACCCCATTTACTCACTCAGCTATTAAATCACCTACTTAACCAATCAACCTACCTAGCGATCAACAGATCAAGCAATCGATGAATGAATTAATCCAATCAACTAATCCGAATTAACTTGATATACTCTCCCCCCTTTCTGAATCTATCCATCTCTCTCATTCACTcacataatcaatcaatcaaacaatcaatcaatcaatcgattaaTCGATCTAAATCAAACTAAACTAAATGAACGAATaactaaatagataaataaataaatatataaataagtaaaaatttataaataaatagataaattaatcaataaatgAGTGGATGagtcaacaaaatatttaaaacaaaatcaaatgaatAAATCCAATCAGCTTATCAATCAACTTGATACTTCACCCTACTCACAAGCTCTCTTTCTGACTcacacaatcaaccaatcaatcaatatattaatcaattattaaataaataaataaatatataagtgactaaataaaataaatagataaaataaatgaataaatgttaattaattaattattaattaattaattaattaattaattaattaatttatttatttatcagtctataataataaatcgataaataggcctaaataaatagacaataaaataaatgaataaatgttaatatttatttatttattaattaattaatttattagtttatttatttattaattattaattaattaattaattaattaatttatttatttatcagtctaTACTAATAAAtcgataaataggcctaaataaatagataataaaataaatgaataaatgttaattaattaatttatttatttatttatttatttatttatttatttatttatttatttacttacttacttacttacttacttacttacttacttacttacttatttatttatttatttatttatttatttatttatttatttatttatttatcagtctataataataaatcgataaataggcctaataattgccATTCTATGTTATTCTAGATAATAACCTATTGAGCAATAATTCGTCCTGTATGTCTTGGTAAATTCGTATGGACCCTGTATGAGACTGCATGCGCACCCCGACACCGCTATTGCCCGTAGTAGCCACTCATTAAAGGGAATATTCGATCCGGTTATCCGGTCTTTTGTCCATTCGCGTATCAAAACAAAGACACGGTATTTACATACAGGTACACCTATACACACATACCCGtggtttaatataggcctacggatAAAATAAAAGCTATTAGGCCTAATATAGGGTCTACGAAAATTTTTTATCAGGCCTATAGTGTCAGCTTCTAGATAATTATGAGAACCAAATTTGTTGTGATCAAGGTACCCCGGGATGCAAGGTCGCCAGAGCCAAGCCAAATCACTGTCAAGTCAACCGTGCAATAAATACgcgtttaaaatttaaaattgtctaAAAGACCAGTCGTTCTGAGCTGCTCTGCTTTAAAACTAATTCATCGGATCCTAAAGAACAGTGCACTCGATCAATTAGGCAACGGACAGTGCAACGGCATAATAGGCATAGCAACAACGGGTCCAGCACACGGAATTACCCGTGTGCTTCTATACCAGACTACGCAAAGTACTAGCTTGGCATCAGTATTACTGTGTGCTTCTGGATACAAATCACTCAGTATATACAGATGCTTCTGTATGATACTGGtgtgcagagctataaagaaatgtaaaaatgacgaagaccaaaatttaaaacggcacttataaagcagagattatcacctgcctgtttctctatttttaccttctcccccctttttttaaatagcgcggcatatacatgtatgccgaatgccgatttgttaattcgggcagagtaaccgtgcgcgttttaggattgtttcgctatatctactgaagatagcatttagaatctcatcccgattcattgcatctttctactctagaagtaatgttttacattattttctctaaatttttcttcatcatgtagcggcgagtttttctttctaatacattagtcccgatcagaaagtttaaagcgatattacagattcatcactttccgcatctgcctgtttctctattttcacctctttctcctccccctttttttaatagcgcgagatgaggccgaatgccgatttttttttattcgcgcagagtaaactcgacttatggccaaaacgcgaccactATTTAGCACGTGTGACGTGTGACTGATGGGCCAAAACGCGAccactatttagcacgtaaagtcgctGGAAagtttttttgtggtatgtaccctttatctcagcagacaaaaacgacaaccaacgggcacttaaatttgagctatctgcagttgatagcaaaatcacacgaattcgacaaacaccaaaatgacataaaacagatagagaaatgtaaaagctttatttcaaagtttgtttgagcgtcatacggtattcggttcttgagatatttcaattttaatatttcccacgtaaatcaatgcaggagctctatagacaccggcaccagaatcgatcaaattacggcatgtctcgacacattttcttttagtataaaactcggcactaggccgaatgcaaagctaaaaaacaaatgttaaaatgacgaagctgaccaaatttgctatcttcagaagatagcaagcaaaaaaaaataaaaataataacattaaaaaaacaaaaacaaaaaaacattgcctagcacgcgttgtagatgatgattcagtacggcgcgaaacggcaaaactacattgaacggggctgcgcgctcagagaaaaatcggcagtgGGCCGattgcagagctataaagaaatgtaaaaatgacgaagaccaaaatttaaaacggcacttataaagcagagattatcatctgcctgtttctctattttaccttctccccttttttttttaatagcgcggcatatacatgtaggccgaatgccgatttgttaattcgggcagagtaaccgtgcgcgttttaggattgtttcgctatatctactgaagatagcatttagaatctcatcccgattcattgcatctttctactctagaagtaatgttttacattattttctctaaatttttcttcatcatgtagcggcgagttgtttctttctaatacattagtcccgatcagaaagtttaaagcgatattacagactcatcactttccgcatctgcctgtttctctattttcacctccttctcctccccctttttttttaatagcgcgggatgaggccgaatgccgattttttttttattcgcgcagagtaaactcgacttatggccaaaacgcgaccactATTTAACACGTGTGACGtgtgacttatggccaaaacgcgaccactatttagcacgtaaagtcgctcatggaaagcttttttgtggtatgtaccctttatctcagcagacaaaaacgacaaccaacgggcacttaaatttgagctatctgcagttgatagcaaaatcacacgaatccgacaaacaccaaaatgacataaaacagatagagaaatgtaaaagctttatttcaaagtttgtttgagCGTCATACgctattcggttcttgagatatttcaattttaatattaccacgtaaatcaatgcaggagcactatagacaccggcaccagaatcgagcaaattacggcatgtctcgacacattttcttttagtataaaaatcggcactaggcggaatgcaaagctaaaaagaaatgttaaaatgatgaagctgaccaaaattgctatcttcagaagatagcaagcaaaaaaaaataataataataataacattaaaaaaaaaaaaaaaaaaaaaaaaacattgcctagcacgcgttgtagatgatgattcagtacggggcgaaacggcaaaactacattgaacggggctgcgcgctcagagaaaaatcggcagtgggccgactgcagagctataaagaaatgtaaaaatgacgaagaccaaaatttaaaacggcacttataaagcagagattatcatctgcctgtttctctatttttacctccccccctttttttttaatagcgcggcatataggccgaatgccgatttgttaattcgggcagagtaaccgtgcgtgttttaggattttttcgctatatctactgaagatagcatttagaatctcatcccgattcattgcatctttctactctagaagtaatgttttacattattttctctaaattttttcttcatcatgtagcggcgagttttttctttctaatacatcagtcccgatcagaaagtttaaagcggtattacagactcatcactttccgcatctgcctgtttctctattttcacctcttcctcctccccccttttttttaatagcgcgggataaggccgaatgccgattttttttattcgcgcagagtaaccgcgcgcgttttaggattttttcgctatatatatctactgaagataggcctagcatttagaatctcatatagtcccaaattaacgcctaacGGTAAcggtttatcacgcctatagtcccactgaactttgcataaaaattctagaaaatcggtacaatattaacgattttagtgttgaaaatcgtgttttactagaacttgtgaatgtgatctctacaaatttgaaaagaaaatgcgaaaatttgagtgatatttacgattatgtgcgcatgaacaaacgaggtgagaacgcggttagcagtcggatgtaaacacgggaagatgtggcctttttatatagcactaattttctcaaaaattagtcggacctaaaatgtgtagtcatttttagaaatgttatgcagaattttgttctagttaagatgatatcaaatatatatttcaaagttggacgtaactcgacttatgacCAAAACGCGAccactatttagcacgtaaagtctctggaaagcttttttctggtatgtaccctttatctcagcAGACAAAAaatgccgaatgccgattttttttttcgcgcagagtaaactcgacttatggccaaaacgcgaccactATTTAGCACGTGTGACGTGTGACTTgtacttatggccaaaacgcgaccactatttagcacgtaaagtcgctggaaagcttttttgtggtatgtaccctttatctcagcAGAcaaaaaaacgacaaccaacaggcacttaaatttgagctatctgcagttgataacTTATATACTTTATACTCGCATGCATAATTTGTGTCCAAAATTTTACAGAACAGTATGGCTGTATCGCTCATACAGGTGAACCGTAACGTTTATTTTAACGTTTATTTGGTATAATACTATGATATTTTAATAGGTGCCATTCAGGTCGTCAAATGTAGAGTCTTCGGAGCTGCACTTTTCGCAAAAAATAAGGTTCTTGCATGGGAACTGTCGTTCGGTTTGTAAACTGCTTGGGAACAGGTATTTTTGTGGGCATAACAACATTTTTTTCTTATAAGATCATCAAAAGAGAAACAGCCTGTCCTTTTCACATTTTGCTTGCCGTAAGTTTTTCATGTGCGCGTGCAACTTTCAAGACGGTGGTTTCATCCCAGTGTTTTCCTACGATCATCATACCCACTGGTAGCTCGTCTACCCAGCCCGCATTGATGGAAAGTGCTGGATGGCCAGTCACGTTGAACCCCATGGTATTATTTGGACTAACAATAATTGTACTGTCCACTCTTTCTGTAACAAAGAAGATAACAAATAGCCTAATTGTGATGATATTAATATACAACTCATTAAACTACATTCGAGTCAAAGTATTCATTAGTGTATTCGTCTTACTCTGtcaagaaataaatgtaaaatgttgATTCAGGATGATTGATTattataaaaagtttgaaaagttATAATACCTTTAAATGACATTCCAGATTTAGGTAGTTTTGGAGGACCATACGGGACAGTTGGTAAGATGAGTACATCATGATGTTTAAAAGCATCGTCGTAAGCTTTGCGTAAGAGTCGTCCCAGATTCTGCCCACGTCCATAGTATTGCCCATGATAAGTATCGTTGAGATATGCACCGCTCAACATGACATACTAAAACAAATTATATAAAGTAAGCAACAGCTCACTTACATTATCGCTATGAACTgattttaaaattacacaaaaCGGATTGTTAGAAATTTATATTAACTGCGTAcaagtctaactcatgaatattttACTCCATGGAAACATCCATTTTTACTACttaaggatgaaatcaaaactcgaccggtggttgaccgttggttccgtccggtttctaccGGTGGTTGACCgttggttccgtccggtttctattgttcttaaCAATGGGAACTGGACGgcaccggcggtcaaccgccggtcgagttttgatttcatcccttacttcGTTATTCTTCGTCATCTTCTTCGTCATCATCTCTGTCTCCTCTTCTTCTGCGCCTTCtacttcttcgtcttcttcaacTTCAAAAATTGATTTGTGCAAACAGGAACGGGTAGCCGAATGCACCTGATATCCCAACTATACCTTGAATGTATCCGACAAATGTTTAGTGTCATTCTTCAAAGCCGCACCCGATGTCTTCATATTGCTGGAGGGATAATATCCCCTGTAGCCGAGTCCATGTACTTAGAATGAAGGGGAGAACTTTCGTTTAATGTTCAAGAATGTACCAAAAACATAAATACTGATATCCTAATAATGCCGGGtaataaatatcattattatttaatcgcatatttccataggtcttgcggttcttagAGTTCCGGCCAATAATAAAGCAATGCCAACATTTACcggtatttattttattcaaacgaAAGATTTGGGCGTTTTTACCATCCTGAAACAATTATGGGCATGGCGCGAAAATTTCACTCATTAATAACAAGCCTTGAGATCTTCGTGTGTGCTTTATTCGTCTCAgtattgagtgcaaacaccgctaggccAAAATATTTCAGTGATCCTTTAACATGTCATGACAATTTCTGGTGGTCGTTCATTATCGTGACATTTTGGTCAATCGGTCATATAAATAcagaaattaataataataataaaaaacgcagtgatttatagtgcgctacgcacaggcacaacgcctagacgttgatccacaagcctcagcacactttacaggtcaaGTTAAAGTAAAAGAATAAAAGAACCCCTTACGTGATCCATTTCGCATTGCATGATGACAGCCTTCAAAGCCAATCATAGTCCAAATATCACCGCCTATCATAGATATAATGAAAGACGAAAAAAAGGTTATTGCTGATCAACAGAAACACCCATGTCGCTATGGTgaccatgtacatgtataatagtcAATATTCAATGAGAGATATTACATTATTTCGGAACAAAAATTCAAGTTCTTATATGTACGCTGACCACAAGTAGTTCAAAAACTCAAACACAAGtggtgaatactctcaatcatctggaaATCATACAATGAGAGAATAATTTCAATCTCTTCAACCAGATGAATCCAAaacgtaccttggagcaaccaacgttgcggtcagtaccactgaccatcagctgggttgtgatgttatacACCTTGAGACCCGATGGTgtataacatcacaacccagctgaaggtcagtacAGTGGTACTGActgcaacgttggttgctccaaggtacgttttggattaatctggttgaatagattgtTATTCTCTCAAACACAAGTGCTCTTTTGTCACTTACTATGTTTGTGTAATGGTATTGAGACATCTTTTATTTCAGCTCCAACAGTTGCCAACTTGTGAGCTGCTTCGGTGACAATATCATCAATAGCCTTCACAGATATCCCATGACCAAAACCTTCTTTAAGAATCCCAATTCGTATGCCATCAAGATTGCCCACTTCAATCTGTTGAAATATAGATGAAATACACTATAATGTGCATCAGGTTGTCTTACAATACAATATGAATTGTTTCATTTGGTCAAGTCGTCTAGGGCCagttatttttgttttgctcTGCTTTATAGGCCTTTTAttttgtctgtgtgtttgtttttatAACATGTATCGATTTCCCCTGGTAATCAAACaccttgcttacttacttgcttatttcgggtggttttcccgaaccacgacagctttccatatcctccagtcctgcatcgccgttcccaggtcTGATGCTTGTAGTCCAGTGTCCTGCTTGAGaacatctacatatgtaaggggtagTCTACCAAACACCTACTTATTTACTTTATttcataataaataattaaaaacggTACCTCTTTGCTGTATTCAGGTACATCAATATTAGGAGGTTGACGATGATCCAATCCATTGTCATACCCAGCAAGAACCTTGAAGGGAAAAACAAGACTGGATTAAGGCGTGAAAGTCCTCACTATTGTGAGTGGCTATAACTTTGAGTACATTTAACTTTAAGCCATGATCATTGATGAAAGTTCGGAGAATTTTGTTAGCTTCAGTTTGATCCCAAACTAAACGAATGATCAGAATGATTGACGATTGAATGGAATTTGAtgcaatttgaaaaggtaccaaTTCAAACAAATTACGCGGTCCGAAATATTGCATACCGTAACATGTCCCGCTCACCTGAAATTTTATAGCTTTTTATGGTCTGGCCAGTTGTATTCAAGTAAGTTTGTTCCATCAAACCCAgtgtggcgtaccgtggccgctccttccccggggggctgaagataattcaattttgccgcaCCTTCCTcagcagcccgaaaaggttgacccatttttttcggtggtttgaaaaagtgaattctttttgccgcccattcttcttccaccgccccttcGTTCTCCGATAGTAGCCATTTCGAGCCAGAATGAACCCAATATCGGGCCAATACCACAATGTTTGCTGGGAAGCAGATGGATGATCTACAGGAAGCTGACAAAAAGGGCGGCTATAACATCACATGGAAAATCCATAACATCTTTGGTAACAGAAGAGCTAACCCAAAGGTGAAGAAGCGTGATGGATCAACCCCGTCCAGTGACAAGGAACTACTTGTTGAGAGGAGAGAGTACTTTTCGGCACCTTGAAGTATTCACAAGACTTATTCTTCCTAATCAGTGGATCACCATTGTTCCATTTCAAAGAATGGATTCCTtggtctcggtcccagccgatttgtgcccCTTTGTCACCATGGTCACTAAACAaaagtgacggaggaacacaaccCGACTGGGACCGAGACAATAGATTCCTCAGCCTTATGTCTAATTGTAGAAAGATCACACAGATGTCAATTACTGGAAAAGCATATATAATAACAAGATATGTTGATGAGAATTAGAGACCATATAGATCCCATATTAAATAAGGAAGAACCAGCCGGATTCTGCCCAACAGAAAATCCACATCCTTAGCACAATCATCGAATCTTGCAGAGCTTATCAACTTCCCCCAAATCCCCTCACCATCTCATTTTATCGACTTTATGAAGGCTTTTGATTCAATGAACAGGATTGATTGTTGTGTTTTCAATACACCGCCACTACAATACTCCATTATAGCCATTGTCAATGCTATAGTTGTACTTTATAACAAATGCAAGAGTACTGTTATGGTGGATGGCAACAGCTCATTATCCACCTGCAGTGAGATGTTCTAGTCCCATTCTTGTTCATTGTACTTATAGACTACCTGATGACGAATGCAACCGAGGCTACCGACTCTGGTGTAGTAACACACCTACGTCAGACAAGTTGATATCCAACCAAGATTATAAATGATCTGGATTTTACCGGACAACATTGCTTTGCTTGAATCTTCCATCAAGAGCACACGCAGACACAACTGATCAGAACAGCAGGCGCAGCAGTACATCTAGGTCTTTATATCATCAGCTGGTATACAAAACTGAGTGCATGACAGTCAACTGCAACTAACAGACACAGACACCACTTCAAGTGTATGGAGAACCTATCAAGCGCAACTTCTGATGTATCCAACTTCAAATATCTGAGATCAATGACGGCTTCCAGTACTAGTGACCTACAACCAGGCGGAAAGCACTTGTTTGGATTGCTTTTGGAAGTTAGAGCACATTTGGAGAAGATCTTCATCGCAACCAAAATCAGGCGTTTCAACAAAAACCTGCGTAACTGTTCTTTTTTTATGGTGGGAATCCTGTGTATCTcgtgacatggaaaataagatatATGCATTCGCCGCATCATGCAACAGGATTATGCTCAACAACAAGCGCCTTGACTATGAGCAATGCAACGAACGGATCTATGCTATGACTGACACTCAGCCTCTCTTCAACTAGTAAGGCAGCGTCAACTTCGCTTCCTCGGACACATCCTGAGGAAGATTATCCGGGAAGATTATACTCATCGCATGCATGCAAAGGAGATCTGGGGGACAAATCACAACTTATCTAACTTAGGCCTATCATATACATAAGCTGTTTGGGATACCAGTAACGATTTATTGCCTCAATAGCTATGGTTCGCGGTGCttagagaaactttgtagtcgcctgctccgcagttgAAGTAGTTGAATGATGTGGTGGTAGGCATTGATCGATAAGAGGCATCTCTGCATGGTTGACATGGTTGATTGATACCCATCGTACCAAATTCCATTTAATCATTATTCCGATATTGTTTTACACATGCAGTTTGGTATCATACCGCAGCTATATGTTTTTTGATGTATTTACTACGCAGGTT
The Amphiura filiformis chromosome 3, Afil_fr2py, whole genome shotgun sequence DNA segment above includes these coding regions:
- the LOC140147817 gene encoding LOW QUALITY PROTEIN: amidase-like (The sequence of the model RefSeq protein was modified relative to this genomic sequence to represent the inferred CDS: inserted 1 base in 1 codon) yields the protein MADSVDVGRKELFRDPAVPGPTTVELSGLATRLNYTVSDDELKQCHSLITDALQAFDRVDHLVEPSLPVKYARTPGYTPSADENPYNAWSRKSTIKGAESGKLFGKKIAVKDNIMVAGVPMMNGXPEIDASVVTRLLDAGATIVGKAACEHLCFSGYSSSGAYGPVHNYYDQTRTAGGSSSGSSVLVAAGEVDMALGGDQGGSIRIPASWNACVGFKPTWGLIPITGVMSMEPTLDHVGPISRTVRDCALMLKVLAGYDNGLDHRQPPNIDVPEYSKEIEVGNLDGIRIGILKEGFGHGISVKAIDDIVTEAAHKLATVGAEIKDVSIPLHKHSGDIWTMIGFEGCHHAMRNGSLEEDEEVEGAEEEETEMMTKKMTKNNEYVMLSGAYLNDTYHGQYYGRGQNLGRLLRKAYDDAFKHHDVLILPTVPYGPPKLPKSGMSFKERVDSTIIVSPNNTMGFNVTGHPALSINAGWVDELPVGMMIVGKHWDETTVLKVARAHEKLTASKM